In Herpetosiphonaceae bacterium, the DNA window CTGCCGGGGCAACCATTCGCCCGGCATGTACGCGGTGATACCAATCAGTGTCGGGACAGCCATCCTGGAGCGCTCCGAAAGCGCGACGGCTACCCGTGCGGGTGAGGATGCCTGCGCGAGCGGACGGGTGCTAACTCCATCATCTTCCTCATCATCGGCGGCGCGATCAAGGAAATCTGGGAAGGCCGATGCAGACGACACGATCGGAAGTGTATCTGTACAGTCGGATGGTTGTCGTAGCAGGCGATATGTGCTCATAAGGCGTCTTTTTTTACAGTCTACCAGTCAACCGCGCGCTGACTAGCTGACTGATGTCCTAATGTGACCTGGGTCCTAGATTCCCGCTCCCAATGGACTAGAGTTTGCCGGTCAAAAATCGTTTACTGTTGGATGGTCGGCAGGCGGAGCGGTTGGTGGGCGCGGGGATGCCTGGCGGATAGCGCTGAATCAGCGCGGCGGTATGTCGGCTGTGCGGCAGCAGGGCATGATCGTCGGGCTTAAGCGCGTGGGAGCGCCTTCGGCGGCGCATCGCCATGTTCCTGCGGTGTCGCTCCAGAGGCCGATCGTTCAAGGAGCGTGTGGGGGGCGACAAAGCCAAAGCGTTGATACAGCGGACGACTCTTCCGGGAGGGCCACAAGATGATGGTTTCGACATCGGCTGCCCGGCACGCCTCAAGCGCGATTCGCAGCAGCCGCGAGCCGATGCCACGATTGCGCCACGACGGTACTACATACACATTGGTCAGATAGACCAGCTGCTCGGCTTCGACCACGGGATTGGGAATCTTCTCGACAAACTGTGCAAAGATCTGTCCAACCAGCTCGTCGTCGGCGGTGGCGGCAACCCAGGCCCGCCACGCGGCCTGAGCTAAGCGCGACGCCATCCAGGTGGTA includes these proteins:
- a CDS encoding GNAT family N-acetyltransferase; this translates as MKILDPTKIHIRPAGVADAPRLAAMRYQFRSEIASATEPEELFVARATTWMASRLAQAAWRAWVAATADDELVGQIFAQFVEKIPNPVVEAEQLVYLTNVYVVPSWRNRGIGSRLLRIALEACRAADVETIILWPSRKSRPLYQRFGFVAPHTLLERSASGATPQEHGDAPPKALPRA